From Halorussus lipolyticus:
GAACCCGACCGAGGCGCGTGGATCGGCGAGGGCGAAGGCGAGGTGGACTACCAGTAAGTCCGTCTCGAAACGTTAAAAGGACGATTACCAGAATTTCAAGGTGACTGAGATGGCATACGAACTACTCACGTTCGGGCTGTTCGCTCTCGTAACGATAGCGAGCAGTCTGGGCGTCGTCCTGGTGCAGGACGTGTGGCAGTCAGCGTTACTGCTGGGTGTCGCGCTACTCTCCGTCGCGGTTCATTACGTGATGTTACAGGCGGAGTTCCTCGCGGCGATGCAGGTCCTCGTCTACGTTGGCGGGGTTCTCATCCTCATCACGTTCGCCGTGATGCTGACGCGCCAGGCTACGACCGAAGAGGAGGTATCGAGAATATGAATACAGACGACAACAAGAAGTGGCCCGGCGTGGCCGCGCTCGGACTGTTCGCGGTGATGGCGTGGGTTTTCCTCGGTGCCGAGTTCGGCGAGGCCGCGTCCGGATTCGCGGGTGACGCGGGCGTCACTGCTAGCATCGGCTACGCGATGTTCAACATCGCGGCGGACAACGCCATTGCGAGCGAAGGGTTCCTGATTCCCTTCGAAATCATCGACCTCGTGCTGGTCGCCGCACTCGTCGGCGCGGTCATGCTGGCCCGCCGCGACGAGGGCGGCACGATTACGTCGGCTCTGCGGGCCCACTCCGACGAATCCCAACCGAGCGAGGTTGTCGCCGACGGCGGCAGAGAGCAGGGAGGTGACCAGTAGATGGTACCGATAGAGTACTATCTCCTGCTGTCGGCCGCAGTCTTCTGCATCGGCGTGTTCGGCATCCTGACCCGCCGGAACGCACTGCTGTTCCTGATGAGCGTCGAGCTAATGCTGAACGCGGCGAACATCAACCTCGTCGCGTTCTCGCGGTTCCACGGCAACCTGACGGGACAGACGTTCAGCCTGTTCACGCTGGCACTGGCGGCCGCAGAGGTCGCGGTCGGTATCGGCATCATCCTCGTCCTGTATCGCAACTTCAAGGACGTGGACGTAACCGAAGCGACTACGATGAGGTGGTAAAACGATGGCAGCACTCCCCTTCGAACTGACTCCGGCCATCGCGGCCCTCCCGTTCGTATCGTTCCTAATCGCGTTGTTCGTCGGTGCGTTCGCCCCGCGACTGCTCCCCAAGGGCGGCGCGATTCCCGGCATCCTCGCCACGGGTGGCTCGCTTGTGCTGTCGCTGTGGGTGATGCTCACGGTGTCGGGCGGCGAGACCTACCACGAGTACGTCACGTGGGTTGCAGGCGCTGGCGAAGCGACCTTCGACCTGCATCTGGGCGTCCTCGTGGACCCGCTGTCGGCGATGATGCTCGTCATCGTCTCGCTGGTGGCCTTCTTGGTCCACATCTTCAGCCTCGGGTACATGAACGACGAGGACGAAGACGGTCTGCCGCGGTACTACGCCGGTCTCGGCCTGTTCACCGCGAGCATGATGTCGTTCGTCTTCGCGGACAACCTGCTGATGGCGTTCATGTTCTTCGAGCTGGTGGGCCTGTGTTCGTGGCTCCTCATCGGCTTCTGGTTCACGGACGACGCGCCGCCGAGCGCCGCGAAGAAGGCGTTCCTCGTCACCCGCTTCGGTGACTACTTCTTCCTCGTCGGCCTCGTCGGCGTCTTCGCCACCTTCGGCACGTCGATGTTCATCGGTAGCGAGAGCCTCGAATCGTTCCCCCACATCGCCGAGCAAGTCCTCGCCGGTGAGGGCGCGGCCGAGGTGACGACCTACCTCGGTCTCGACCCGCAGGCGTGGTTCGCGGTCCTCGGACTCCTCATCCTCGGCGGCGTCGTCGGCAAGTCCGCGCAGTTCCCCCTGCACACGTGGCTTCCCGACGCCATGGAGGGTCCGACCCCCGTTTCCGCACTGATTCACGCGGCGACGATGGTCGCGGCGGGCGTCTACCTCGTCGCGCGAATCTACGGATTCTACGCCCTGCTTCCGCAGGTACTCGCGTTCATCGCGTTCGTCGGCGGCTTCACGGCGCTGTTCGCCGCCACGATGGGCGTCGTCAAGCGCGAAATCAAGCAGGTGCTGGCGTACTCGACCATCTCCCAGTACGGCTACATGATGCTCGGACTGGGCGCTGGCGGCTACGTCGCATCGACTTTCCACCTGATGACCCACGCCTTCTTCAAGGCGCTGTTGTTCCTCGGTGCAGGGTCGGTCATCATCGCAATGCACCACAACGAGGACATGTGGGACATGGGCGGTCTCAAAGACCGGATGCCCGTGACCTACTACACCTTCCTCTCCGGGTCGCTCGCGCTGGCGGGCATCGTCCCGTTCGCGGGCTTCTGGTCGAAGGACGAGATTCTCTACGAGGCGCTCGTCCACGGCCTGAACACGCCGCTTCTGCTCGCGGCCTACGTGATGGGCCTGCTGGCGGTGTTCTTCACCGGGTTCTACACCTTCCGGATGGTCGCGCTGACCTTCCACGGTGAGCCTCGGTCCGACACCGCGCGCAACCCCCACGACGTTCGCTGGAACGTCAAGGGACCGCTCGCGGTCCTCGGCGTCCTCGCGGCGGTCACAGGCGTCGTCAACATGCTCCCGGTGCAGAAGGTCCTCGGCGTGAAGGGCATCGACTTCCTGCACCAGTGGCTCGACAGCGGTCCCGAAGCCCTGTCGGCCCACCACTACAGCAAACTCCTCCACGACTTCGCCCACTACTCGGCGGGCACCATCGGTTCGGAGGTCACGACGGTCCTGCTGGGTGCGGGCCTCTCGCTGGCCCTCGCACTTGCCGGTGCGGGCCTCGCATGGAAGCTCTACGCCGTCCCGGACCCCGAGGAGCACACCGACAAACTCGGTGGTGCGAAGACGGTGCTGTTCAACAACTACTATCAGGACGAGTATCAGGTCTGGCTCGCGGAAGGGTTCACCCTGCCGCTGGCTCGCGCCGCGGACAAGTTCGACCAAGGCGTCATCGACGGCGTGGTCAACGGCGTCTCCAGCGTGAGCCTGTTCGGTGGCGACCGCATCAAGCGCGTTCAGACCGGCGTGGTGTCGAACTACGCCTTCCTGCTGACGGCGAGCTTCGTCGTCCTACTGCTCGTCATCGGTCTCATGGG
This genomic window contains:
- a CDS encoding NADH-quinone oxidoreductase subunit J, encoding MAYELLTFGLFALVTIASSLGVVLVQDVWQSALLLGVALLSVAVHYVMLQAEFLAAMQVLVYVGGVLILITFAVMLTRQATTEEEVSRI
- a CDS encoding NADH-quinone oxidoreductase subunit J, with protein sequence MNTDDNKKWPGVAALGLFAVMAWVFLGAEFGEAASGFAGDAGVTASIGYAMFNIAADNAIASEGFLIPFEIIDLVLVAALVGAVMLARRDEGGTITSALRAHSDESQPSEVVADGGREQGGDQ
- the nuoK gene encoding NADH-quinone oxidoreductase subunit NuoK; its protein translation is MVPIEYYLLLSAAVFCIGVFGILTRRNALLFLMSVELMLNAANINLVAFSRFHGNLTGQTFSLFTLALAAAEVAVGIGIILVLYRNFKDVDVTEATTMRW
- the nuoL gene encoding NADH-quinone oxidoreductase subunit L, encoding MAALPFELTPAIAALPFVSFLIALFVGAFAPRLLPKGGAIPGILATGGSLVLSLWVMLTVSGGETYHEYVTWVAGAGEATFDLHLGVLVDPLSAMMLVIVSLVAFLVHIFSLGYMNDEDEDGLPRYYAGLGLFTASMMSFVFADNLLMAFMFFELVGLCSWLLIGFWFTDDAPPSAAKKAFLVTRFGDYFFLVGLVGVFATFGTSMFIGSESLESFPHIAEQVLAGEGAAEVTTYLGLDPQAWFAVLGLLILGGVVGKSAQFPLHTWLPDAMEGPTPVSALIHAATMVAAGVYLVARIYGFYALLPQVLAFIAFVGGFTALFAATMGVVKREIKQVLAYSTISQYGYMMLGLGAGGYVASTFHLMTHAFFKALLFLGAGSVIIAMHHNEDMWDMGGLKDRMPVTYYTFLSGSLALAGIVPFAGFWSKDEILYEALVHGLNTPLLLAAYVMGLLAVFFTGFYTFRMVALTFHGEPRSDTARNPHDVRWNVKGPLAVLGVLAAVTGVVNMLPVQKVLGVKGIDFLHQWLDSGPEALSAHHYSKLLHDFAHYSAGTIGSEVTTVLLGAGLSLALALAGAGLAWKLYAVPDPEEHTDKLGGAKTVLFNNYYQDEYQVWLAEGFTLPLARAADKFDQGVIDGVVNGVSSVSLFGGDRIKRVQTGVVSNYAFLLTASFVVLLLVIGLMGGWF